From the genome of Perca flavescens isolate YP-PL-M2 chromosome 12, PFLA_1.0, whole genome shotgun sequence, one region includes:
- the LOC114566064 gene encoding immune-associated nucleotide-binding protein 5-like — protein sequence MGQSENKETSPCGEQDSQTTAQRTIPKLDSDEAEAEPNSVSKNVWIKLTGPAAVSLAQALYGPTVVVLQENKGARRGAGEIMAEEDNTAIRLELEAEGAEVTGRGGTTAIVKTVSVPPTRTVVAGTAQAGKRIKVLKTYRIVLLGKTQAGKSSLANTIFGDDVFKINHTSIYGTSECQAGSKSVHGRRLTVVDTPGFFDTDRPEQQLKSEIVRCITEYAPGPHAFFIVLKVEKFTENKQAVFTKICQYFSDEALKYAAVVFTHGDQLPEGMKIEQFVDQNKCLSDLVKKCGGRCHVVDNKYWKNNQQDEYRSNKFQVAELLNTTDKIVMENKGGCYTNKMLPVWNEKEEENNRTSGGKMPQGHPSNKANKSVSKNVWLKLTGPAAESLVESFCGPGVVVLQQSGGLTKGAEEGIGSEEGEVYGGAVEEEGEETETEKEKAGEETERCSEYSRFSEYSEYSRFSKYSEYSRFSEYSRCSEYSEYSRCSEYSSVDYY from the exons ATGGGTCAGTCTGAGAACAAGGAAACCTCTCCATGTGGGGAACAGGACAGCCAGACAACAGCTCAGAG GACCATCCCGAAACTGGACTCTGATGAAGCTGAAGCAGAACCGAACAGTGTCTCTAAGAATGTGTGGATCAAATTGACAGGCCCTGCAGCAGTATCACTGGCGCAGGCTCTCTATGGGCCCACTGTTGTAGTTTTGCAGGAAAACAAGGGAGCTAGAAGAGGAGCAGGAGAGATAATGGCAGAAGAAGACAACACAGCAATACGACTAGAACTAGAGGCTGAAGGAGCAGAAGTAACTGGAAGAGGAGGAACAACAGCAATAGTCAAAACCGTGTCAG TGCCACCAACAAGGACTGTTGTCGCAGGAACAGCCCAAGCTGGGAAACGCATCAAAG TGCTAAAAACATACAGGATTGTCCTGCTGGGAAAAACTCAAGCTGGGAAAAGCAGCCTAGCAAATACCATTTTTGGAGACGATGTGTTCAAGATAAACCATACCTCCATCTATGGAACAAGTGAATGTCAAGCAGGGTCAAAATCTGTTCATGGAAGAAGATTAACTGTGGTTGACACTCCTGGTTTTTTTGACACAGATAGACCTGAGCAGCAGCTGAAGAGTGAGATAGTAAGGTGCATCACAGAGTACGCTCCAGGGCCTCATGCTTTTTTCATTGTTCTTAAAGTGGAAAAATTCACTGAGAATAAGCAGGCTGTCTTCACTAAAATATGTCAATATTTCTCAGACGAAGCTTTAAAGTATGCTGCTGTTGTCTTCACTCATGGTGACCAGCTCCCAGAAGGAATGAAAATTGAGCAGTTTGTTGATCAGAATAAATGTCTCAGTGATCTGGTGAAGAAGTGCGGTGGCCGATGCCATGTCGTTGATAATAAATACTGGAAAAACAACCAACAGGATGAATACAGAAGCAACAAGTTTCAGGTGGCAGAGCTGCTCAACACAACAGACAAGATAGTAATGGAAAACAAAGGAGGCTGCTACACTAACAAGATGCTACCAGTGTGgaatgaaaaagaagaagagaacaACAGAACCTCTGGAGGAAAAATGCCACAAGGACACCCCAGCAATAAGGCAAACAAAAGTGTCTCAAAGAATGTGTGGCTCAAACTAACAGGCCCTGCAGCAGAATCACTGGTGGAGTCTTTCTGTGGGCCTGGTGTTGTAGTTTTGCAGCAAAGTGGTGGGTTAACAAAAGGAGCAGAAGAAGGGATAGGAAGTGAAGAAGGAGAAGTATATGGAGGAGCAgtagaggaggaaggagaagaaacagaaacagaaaaagaaaaagcaggagaagaaactgaaag GTGCAGCGAGTACAGCAGGTTCAGCGAGTACAGCGAGTACAGCAGGTTCAGCAAGTACAGCGAGTACAGCAGGTTCAGCGAGTACAGCAGGTGCAGCGAGTACAGCGAGTACAGCAGGTGCAGCGAGTACAGCAG TGTGGACTATTACTAA
- the slc4a2a gene encoding anion exchange protein 2, producing the protein MSAVGCVPGQFDDVEEDSSGGSEALMVLMIFQEHPLQNCYHGNNTASAPSPCNATVATGNPGSVVGEPNTALLSLVLMAGTYFIAFYLRKFKNSSFFPGRLRRIIGDFGVPIAILIMVLVDYSVEDTYTQKLNVPSGFSVSSPEKRDWLISPLGSDGQFPVWMMAASVLPAILVFILIFMESQITALIVSKKERMLVKGTGFHLDLLIIVVVGGVSALFGLPWLSAATVRSVTHTNALTVMSKAVAPGDKPRIQEVKEQRVTGFLVAVLVGLSIVIGEVLRQIPLAVLFGIFLYMGVMSLNGIQLTERLILLLMPPKYHPDHNYVRKVRTLRMHLFTVVQLTCLSLLWVVMATAAALAFPFMLLLTIPVRMLLLPRLFNRRELQSLDADDAEPQLEEKEGQDEYSQLQMPV; encoded by the exons ATGTCGGCGGTGGGCTGTGTACCTGGACAGTTTGATGACGTAGAGGAGGACAG ttCTGGAGGTTCTGAGGCTCTGATGGTTCTGATG ATCTTTCAGGAGCATCCGCTCCAAAACTGTTACCATGGGAACAACACAGCATCAGCACCGTCTCCGTGCAACGCCACGGTCGCCACCGGTAACCCTGGGAGCGTTGTCGGGGAACCGAACACGGCGCTGCTGTCTTTGGTTCTCATGGCGGGGACGTACTTCATCGCCTTCTACCTGCGCAAGTTCAAGAACAGCTCCTTCTTCCCTGGTCgg ctgaGAAGGATCATCGGAGACTTTGGGGTTCCCATAGCGATCCTCATCATGGTGCTGGTGGACTACAGCGTGGAGGACACCTACACTCAG AAACTGAACGTGCCCAGTGGGTTCTCGGTGTCCAGCCCGGAGAAGCGTGATTGGTTGATTTCCCCTCTGGGGTCAGACGGGCAGTTTCCTGTTTGGATGATGGCGGCCAGTGTCCTGCCGGCTATCCTCGTCTTCATCCTCATCTTCATGGAGTCGCAGATCACAGC gCTGATCGTCAGTAAGAAGGAGAGAATGCTGGTGAAGGGAACCGGTTTCCACCTGGACCTGCTCATCATCGTGGTGGTGGGCGGAGTCTCGGCACTGTTTGGGTTGCCGTGGTTATCGGCCGCCACCGTTCGCTCCGTCACACACACCAACGCCCTCACCGTCATGAGCAAAGCCGTCGCCCCCGGCGACAAGCCGCGCATCCAGGAAGTTAAGGAGCAGAGGGTGACGGGCTTCCTGGTTGCTGTTTTAGTCG GTCTGTCCATTGTGATCGGGGAGGTTCTACGTCAGATCCCTCTGGCCGTCCTGTTTGGGATCTTCCTCTACATGGGCGTGATGTCTCTGAACGGGATCCAGCTCACGGAGCGCCTCATCCTGCTGCTGATGCCTCCGAAGTACCACCCCGACCACAACTACGTCCGTAAG gtgCGGACGTTGAGGATGCACCTGTTCACCGTGGTCcagctgacctgtctgtctctcctgtgGGTCGTCATGGCGACGGCGGCGGCGCTGGCGTTCCCCTTCATGCTGCTGCTGACCATCCCGGTgaggatgctgctgctgccgcgcCTCTTCAACCGCCGAGAGCTGCAGAGC CTGGACGCTGATGATGCCGAGCCTCAgctggaggagaaggaggggcAGGACGAGTACTCCCAGCTGCAGATGCCCGTGTGA
- the rpp40 gene encoding ribonuclease P protein subunit p40: MSADLERTPRNLLVSERSSFLDPKNRISSQLVQLHFNYKVCVLLPECSSAPSHLDSALNTFSSFYLIRNLPLYELLDTHFLETVRHGGVSGLSYRTRLDEDNCVALMPNGRLSLSLDKDSFELLGVEGKPSRFNHRAKSRFVVCVDLTDSSMAPGGRGHQRLVTGLTSRLPLKTDFLMSLPAGGGASVQALLSRYDWSEHRPEVISCSLTDLLCPSPLTSDPSSLTSDPSSPLTSDPHRLLEWLGAVHAAVSCENSSSSFLSSLVCPEPNKKLSHALSVSVCGLLSHQDVQKLIQEIRVYLSVSPPGPASWASVTLHGFVDSPVSWGGEHGVLRGGDNFLSLTMFPDQSYLLHLAGGAQDTCPP, translated from the exons ATGTCCGCAGATCTGGAGCGGACTCCCCGGAACCTGCTGGTCTCGGAACGGTCCAGTTTCCTGGACCCGAAGAACCGGATCAGCTCTCAGCTGGTACAGCTGCACTTCAACTACAAG gtgtgtgtgctgCTACCTGAGTGTAGCTCCGCCCCCTCTCACCTGGACTCCGCCCTCAACACCTTCAGCTCTTTCTACCTGATCAGGAATCTGCCGCTCTACGAGCTGCTGGACACACACTTCCTGGAGACCGTACGCCAcg GAGGAGTCTCTGGTCTGTCCTACAGGACCCGGCTGGATGAAGATAACTGCGTCGCTCTGATGCCAAACG gccgtctgtctctctctctggataaAGACTCCTTTGAGTTGTTGGGAGTTGAAGGAAAACCGTCGAGATTTAACCACCGAGCAAAGAGCCGATTCG TGGTGTGTGTAGATTTGACTGACAGCAGCATGGCTCCAGGGGGGCGGGGCCACCAGAGACTCGTCACCGGTCTGACATCACGACTTCCTCTCAAGACCGACTTTCTGATGTCACTTCCTGCAG ggGGCGGAGCCTCGGTGCAGGCACTGCTGTCTCGCTACGACTGGTCAGAACACAGACCTGAGGTTATCAGCTGCAGCCTGACGGACCTGCTGTGCCCCTCccccctgacctctgacccctcctccctgacctctgacccctccTCCCCCTTGACCTCCGACCCCCACCGCCTGCTGGAGTGGCTGGGAGCTGTGCACGCCGCCGTCAGCTG TGAGAACTCGTCCAGCAGCTTCCTGTCCTCGCTGGTCTGTCCCGAGCCCAACAAGAAGCTGAGTCATGCTCTGAGCGTCTCAGTCTGCGGACTGCTGAGTCATCAAGATGTCCAGAAACTCATCCAGGagatcag ggtgtacctgtctgtctctccgccCGGCCCGGCGTCCTGGGCGTCTGTGACTCTTCACGGTTTCGTGGACAGCCCCGTCTCATGGGGGGGGGAGCATGGCGTCCTGAGAGGAGGAGACAACTTCCTGAGTCTCACGATGTTCCCCGATCAGAGCTACCTGCTGCACCTGGCGGGGGGGGCACAGGACACCTGTCCTCCCTGA